The DNA region ACCGTCACGCAGCCCTTTTACTCGGCGAACAGCCGCACCTTCGACCGCGGGCACCTGACGCGCCGCAGCGATCCCACGTGGGGCACGCCCGAGCGGGCCGCGCGGGCGAACGCGGACACCTTCCACTTCACGAACTGCTCGCCGCAGCACTGGCTGTTCAACGAGTCCGTCACGTACTGGCAGGGCGTGGAGCGCCACTATCTGGAATTCGGCGCGACCCTCGACCGCTCGCGCCTGAGCGTGCTCCAGGGTCCTGTGTTTGCCCCGGACGATCCCGTGTACACCGACACCGCCGGCCGCGAGCTGCGCGTGCCCCTCCAGTTCTGGAAGCTCGTGCTGCGCGTCCAGAACGGCGCGCTGCAGGTCACCGCGTTCCTGGTGTCGCAGCGTGACCTGCTGGGCCTGCCCCGGCGACCGGTCTCGCCCGGGGGCGACGGCGCCGCGCCCGACGTCACGACCTACCTCACCACCGTCCTGCACCTTCAGGACCTCACCGGCCTGGATTTCCGCGCGCTCGCCGCGTACGACACCGCCGCCCCGCCCACCGATGCCGAGGGCACCCCCCTGCGGGCCATCACGTCCTGGGCAGATGTGCCCTGACCGGCGCGCCCGGACGGGTTCGCTTGACCGTGTTCCACATTGACCTCTCTGTCAGAAACTCGGTGAATACTGGGGGCAGCACCCGCGCCAGACTTCGGCCCGCCGCGCGGTTCCAGGTGACCCCATGACCGTAGCAACCCCCACTCCCCCCACCACGCTGCCCCGCATCATCCAGGGGGGCATGGGCGTGGCCATCTCCGGCTGGGAACTCGCCCGCGCCGTGTCCAGCATGGGCGAACTCGGCGTGATCTCCGCCACCGGCATCGACAACCTCCTCGTGCGCCGCCTGCAGGACGGCGACCCCGGCGGCCACGTCCGCGCCGCCCTCGCCGCCTACCCCGATCAGGACCGCGCCCAGAAGGCCGTTGCCGACTACTACCTGGAAGGCGGGCGCGCCCCCGGCCAGAGCTACAAGCGCGTGCCGCTGCCCAGCCTGAAAAACCACCGCGTCGCGTGGGAACTCGCCGTCATGGGCGGCTTCGTCGAGGTCTGGCTGGCCAAGCAGGGCCACGCCAATCCCGTCGGCGCGAACCTGCTGACCAAACTCCAGATGCATACCCTGCCCGCCCTGTACGGCTGCCTGCTCGCCGGGGTGGACACCGTCATCATGGGCGCCGGCATCCCGCGCGACATTCCCGGCGTGCTCGACGCCTTCGCGCAGGGCAAGCCCGCCTCGATCCGCCTGGACATCAAGGGCGACTCGACCGGCGACCCGGTGCTGCTCACCTTCGACCCGGCCGACTACGGCTTCGCTGGGCGCACCCTCACGCGCCCCCGCTTCTATCCCATCGTCACGTCTCACGTGCTGGCCAGCGTGCTCGCCAAGAAGGCGACCGGCAGTATCGAGGGCTTCATCATCGAGGCGCCCACCGCCGGCGGCCACAACGCCCCGCCACGCGGCACCGTCACCTACGACGAGACCGGCCAGCCCATCTACGGCGAACGCGACCTCGCCGACCTCGCGGAGATGCGCAAGATCGGCCTGCCCTTCTGGCTCGCGGGCGGTGCCGGCTCGCCCGACGCCCTGCGCAACGCCCTTGCCGAGGGCGCCGCCGGCATCCAGGTCGGCACCCTGTTCGCGTACTGCAAGGAATCCGGCTTCCAGGACGACCTCCGCACCCAGGTGCAGGAACGTGCCCAGACGCAGCGCCTTCAGGTGTACACCGATCCCCTGGCGTCGCCCACCGGCTTCCCCTTCAAGGTCGTCACGCTGCCGGACACCCTCTCCAACGAGGAGCTGTACGTGGCCCGCCCGCGCATCTGCGACATCGGCTACCTGCGCGAGGCGTACCGCGACGAGGTCGGCAAGGTCGGCCTGCGCTGCCCCGCCGAACCCGTGGACGCCTTCCTGAGTAAGGACGGCAAGCTGGAAGACACGGTGGGCCGCAAATGCCTGTGCAACGCGCTGATGGCCGACGCCGGGCACGCCCAGATCCAGAAGGGCGGCTATGAGGAACTGCCCCTCCTGACCAGCGGGGACGGCGTGAGCGCGCTCACCGACTGGCCGGTGGGGTACACGGCGGCGGATGTGGTGACGTATCTGCGGGGTGGGCTGGCTTAGCTGGAGTGGGAGGTCTGCGCCTGCGGTGGGCTTCCCCACCCCCCAGCCCCTCCCCCAAAGGGGCAGGGAGAGCAGCGCTGCGCTGGGCAGGTGGTCGCTACGTCATTCGGGCTGGCCTTATCTAAAGTCCCGTTGGCGTGGGGCCGCGTCCGTGCCTCGTGCGTTCACGCCGTCACTGCCCGCGCGCTTCGCGCACGATGGCTTTCGGTCAGGCGCAGGGTGGGATGCTTCGTCTTTTTGCCCCTGGGACGGGAGAGATAGCCCCGTTCACCGCATCGTCAGCTGGGCCACCGCCGCCTGCAGGTTCGCCCGCGCCTGCGGCTCCAGATCGCTGAATTCCGGCGTGGTGTAGATGCGTTCGCGGTTCAGGAAGTGGCGGAGCACCTGCGCGCGGCCCTCGCGGTAGGCGTCATCCGGAACGTGGGCGTACTCCTTGCGGATCGCGCGGTCATAAGCGCCAAAGGCCTCGCGCGCCGCCCCGAGAATGCTCAAATCTGCGTCCACGAACAGGGCCTCGGCGCGGGTGGCCGGGGGCGAGGTATGGCGGGTGGCGAGGATTAGCGCCCGCACGTCCCGGCGCAGGGCATCAGCGGCACCCTGCGCGGCAAGCCACCCGTCGAATTCGTCGGCGCTGCGCTCCTCGTTGTCGCTGGCGCGCGGATCGTAGATCAGGTCGTGGCCCCACGCCGCGAGCGCCATGGCGGGCGTGAGGACGCCGCGTGCGTCCAGCGCGTCGATGACGGCCTGGATGTGCGCGGCGGTGTGGTAGTGCCGGTGGGCTTCGGCGTAGCGGGGTCGGGCAAACGCCTCGGCGTCCGCCAGCGGAGTCATGTCAGCCGTGGCGGGCGGCCAGGGCGGCGCCGATCACGCCGGCGTCCGTGCCGAGCTGCGCGCGGCGGATGGTGACGGGCGCGAAGCCCTGCGCGTACTCGTCGGCGGCCTTCTGCACGCCCAGGAAGAAGTAGTCCCCCACGCTGGCGACGCCCCCGCCGATCACGAAGACCTCCGGGTCGATAACCTTCTGGAGGTCGGCGAGCGCCACGCCGATGTGCTTCATGGCCTGCTGCACCACGCGCCGCGCGCCGGGGTGGCCCTGCTGCGCCAGCTCGAAGGCCTCGGAGGTGCTCACGTCGCGGTTCAGGGCGTAACTGGCGTCGCGCGCGATGGCGGTGCCGCTGGCAATCGCTTCCAGCGCGCCGTCCAGGCCCGCGCCGCTGACCGGGCCGCCCGGCATGACGGTGACGTGCCCGAGTTCCCCGGCGATGCCGTGCCGGCCGCGCCAGATGCGGCCGTTCAGGACGATGCCCGCGCCGATGCCGGTGCTGACGGTCACGTACACGCTGCTCTCCGCGCCGCGCGCCGCGCCCAGGTGGGCCTCGGCCAGCGCGGCGGCCTTGGCGTCGTTCTCCAGCACGATGCGCTGCCCCAGGCGTTCGCGCAGGCCGTCCACCATGGGCACGTCGGTGAAGCCGTAGATGTTCGGCGCGAACTTCACGCGCGTGCGGTCGCTGTTCAGCGGACCGGGAATCCCGACGCCGACCAGCCGGGCGTCCGGATGGCGTTCCTGCAGGGCGCTGAC from Deinococcus metalli includes:
- a CDS encoding nitronate monooxygenase, whose translation is MTVATPTPPTTLPRIIQGGMGVAISGWELARAVSSMGELGVISATGIDNLLVRRLQDGDPGGHVRAALAAYPDQDRAQKAVADYYLEGGRAPGQSYKRVPLPSLKNHRVAWELAVMGGFVEVWLAKQGHANPVGANLLTKLQMHTLPALYGCLLAGVDTVIMGAGIPRDIPGVLDAFAQGKPASIRLDIKGDSTGDPVLLTFDPADYGFAGRTLTRPRFYPIVTSHVLASVLAKKATGSIEGFIIEAPTAGGHNAPPRGTVTYDETGQPIYGERDLADLAEMRKIGLPFWLAGGAGSPDALRNALAEGAAGIQVGTLFAYCKESGFQDDLRTQVQERAQTQRLQVYTDPLASPTGFPFKVVTLPDTLSNEELYVARPRICDIGYLREAYRDEVGKVGLRCPAEPVDAFLSKDGKLEDTVGRKCLCNALMADAGHAQIQKGGYEELPLLTSGDGVSALTDWPVGYTAADVVTYLRGGLA
- a CDS encoding HD domain-containing protein, which codes for MTPLADAEAFARPRYAEAHRHYHTAAHIQAVIDALDARGVLTPAMALAAWGHDLIYDPRASDNEERSADEFDGWLAAQGAADALRRDVRALILATRHTSPPATRAEALFVDADLSILGAAREAFGAYDRAIRKEYAHVPDDAYREGRAQVLRHFLNRERIYTTPEFSDLEPQARANLQAAVAQLTMR
- a CDS encoding ROK family protein translates to MTIPSTPEAISIGVDVGGTKIATGVLRGDELHDRHVQPTPETGWEAVLDAIAAQVSALQERHPDARLVGVGIPGPLNSDRTRVKFAPNIYGFTDVPMVDGLRERLGQRIVLENDAKAAALAEAHLGAARGAESSVYVTVSTGIGAGIVLNGRIWRGRHGIAGELGHVTVMPGGPVSGAGLDGALEAIASGTAIARDASYALNRDVSTSEAFELAQQGHPGARRVVQQAMKHIGVALADLQKVIDPEVFVIGGGVASVGDYFFLGVQKAADEYAQGFAPVTIRRAQLGTDAGVIGAALAARHG